The following coding sequences lie in one Bacillus sp. BGMRC 2118 genomic window:
- a CDS encoding VOC family protein — MRAHHIGIYVNNLGQSEKFYSLFGFNVEKRFTLDEEEISFLHSEDQIKIELIQAKDITPVEGTIHLAWVVDNFEQSFKNLKAQGLQPTEGPIHLPNGWKTAFYHGPNNEVIEILGASVVLKNGRHVYFRKFRSKMIIS; from the coding sequence ATGAGAGCTCACCATATCGGCATATATGTAAACAATCTGGGACAATCGGAAAAGTTCTACAGCCTGTTTGGTTTCAATGTAGAAAAACGGTTTACATTAGATGAAGAGGAAATCAGCTTCTTACACAGCGAAGATCAAATAAAAATTGAATTAATACAAGCAAAAGATATAACACCAGTAGAAGGCACTATTCACCTCGCATGGGTAGTGGATAACTTCGAACAATCATTCAAAAACCTCAAGGCACAAGGGCTGCAACCAACCGAAGGGCCAATTCATCTGCCAAATGGGTGGAAGACCGCCTTCTATCATGGTCCTAATAATGAGGTGATTGAAATACTTGGTGCCAGTGTAGTTCTTAAAAATGGTAGACATGTTTATTTTCGGAAGTTTAGGTCGAAGATGATTATATC
- a CDS encoding S-adenosylmethionine:tRNA ribosyltransferase-isomerase, with translation MALAKNLFYVPDNLNANHPIEISGRSRDDVKLMVLDRTSGKTSHQKFHDLGSFLKAGDVLVLNNSRTIPSVLKGKQGKRDIEIRLSRRVTDDSWEVLIVGGLYASDDQIEFTDGITARIEGEGSELPLVKIRFSTSGQKLYEMFYRYGEPIRYEYIDKPWPLEAYQTVYASVPGSVEMPSAGRAFTWKLIHQLRRKGVSVVFLQLHAGLSYYGNDHWPVPSHHPESYVIPEETANIINDAKKSGNRVIAVGTTVVRTLETVADQQGFVESGEGITTLYIKEGTPLKCVDGLVTGMHEPEASHLDLLSTLIEKEKLMSAYQDAIQKEYLWHEFGDMNLIITMEHEL, from the coding sequence ATGGCACTAGCAAAAAACTTGTTCTATGTACCAGATAACTTAAACGCAAACCATCCAATAGAGATATCAGGCCGATCACGTGATGATGTGAAATTAATGGTGCTAGACCGCACAAGTGGCAAGACATCTCATCAAAAGTTTCATGATCTAGGATCGTTTTTAAAAGCAGGGGATGTTCTAGTTCTTAACAACAGTCGTACCATTCCTTCTGTTTTAAAAGGAAAACAGGGAAAACGTGATATTGAAATTCGTTTATCAAGAAGAGTAACAGATGACAGTTGGGAAGTTTTAATAGTTGGAGGCCTATATGCAAGTGACGACCAAATAGAGTTTACCGATGGAATAACAGCAAGAATTGAAGGTGAAGGAAGCGAATTACCTCTTGTGAAAATAAGATTTAGTACTTCTGGCCAGAAGTTATACGAAATGTTCTATCGTTATGGGGAACCGATTCGATATGAGTATATAGATAAGCCATGGCCGCTTGAAGCCTATCAAACAGTGTACGCTTCCGTACCGGGTTCTGTTGAGATGCCGTCTGCGGGTCGAGCCTTTACGTGGAAGTTGATTCATCAATTAAGAAGAAAAGGTGTGTCAGTTGTATTTCTACAGCTGCACGCAGGATTAAGTTACTATGGCAATGATCACTGGCCAGTGCCAAGTCATCATCCTGAAAGCTATGTCATCCCAGAAGAGACAGCTAACATCATTAATGATGCGAAGAAAAGTGGAAACAGAGTCATTGCGGTAGGTACAACTGTTGTTCGAACCCTTGAAACGGTTGCTGACCAACAGGGCTTTGTCGAGTCAGGTGAAGGAATAACAACATTGTACATTAAAGAAGGTACACCATTAAAATGTGTCGATGGTCTAGTAACAGGAATGCACGAGCCGGAAGCAAGTCACTTGGATCTTCTAAGTACACTGATTGAGAAAGAAAAATTGATGTCTGCCTATCAAGATGCTATTCAAAAGGAATATTTATGGCATGAATTCGGCGATATGAACCTGATTATAACAATGGAGCATGAATTATGA